The Eurosta solidaginis isolate ZX-2024a chromosome 4, ASM4086904v1, whole genome shotgun sequence genome includes a window with the following:
- the LOC137249332 gene encoding probable RNA-binding protein CG14230 — translation MGATRFFVANLPPSATEKQLTKLFQDYGGVERVELKTKDNPFEPENVKVIAFVTLQIHPNDIKSCVDALNWEKINGIKIKVSVAKESFLERLKRERDEAGKGSTAHNEVPIYSKLAEPVLQRNAENTRKIFTEEELATLENDDNPAADLLISKKRAASSLYNGKIVIQSFDTTPLHVIDVAKKHKKNSDGKKTVAEQKRKESQNKMTKQYKDKKSAIQHALSGLDATKAKKIKFDDAEEEYDDDISVKHFTKEKSKMNIFGSESEDNEEDGTVKLKLKPELYGKKGAKLVKMQSRQSLDPRFRIDANFVDDDADDDKVEEELTKDAKEDDERTWQMGILEQVVGTKLDSADGAQRAARKKRMLRYDPAKEDHQKLLRTSHKETSKDDAITTDSIKVGKKQQRKQQAEVEKTVNTANAAPTVSKEVFYVVTDTLAESLKTRGEGFSLLNMFGGAQAQDKRADELKKVADSKILVNKLDKHTLNPFKYDSSSDEGGAIAGKQTLTDDMQQNVAQKKSKKQKNKIVMESFFIPRNDARLKEGAKFFRYEKQDASVEEYEAVRNRLKLLIRSKINKTKKKLEANGGVGHKRRTKARH, via the exons atggGTGCTACGCGTTTTTTTGTGGCCAATCTGCCACCCAGTGCAACAGAGAAGCAATTAACAAAGTTATTTCAAGATTATGGTGGCGTCGAACGGGTAGAACTTAAAACCAAAGATAACCCATTTGAGCCGGAAAATGTTAAAGTTATAGCATTTGTTACACTGCAAATACATCCAAATGATATAAAAAGCT GCGTAGATGCGCTCAATTGGGAGAAGATAAATGGTATTAAGATTAAGGTTTCTGTGGCAAAGGAATCATTTTTGGAACGTTTGAAACGTGAGCGTGACGAGGCTGGAAAAGGGAGCACTGCTCATAACGAAGTACCAATATATAGTAAGCTAGCTGAGCCGGTGCTGCAACGAAATGCAGAAAATACGCGTAAAATTTTCACTGAAGAGGAGCTTGCGACTTTAGAAAACGATGATAACCCTGCGGCTGATCTGCTGATAAGCAAAAAACGTGCAGCTAGCTCTTTATACAATGGAAAA ATAGTAATACAAAGTTTTGATACGACGCCATTACATGTGATCGACGTTGCAAAGAAGCACAAGAAAAATTCCGATGGCAAAAAGACGGTTGCTGAACAGAAACGTAAGGAATCGCAAAATAAAATGACGAAGCAGTATAAAGATAAGAAATCCGCTATACAACATGCGCTCTCAGGATTG GATGCAACAAAAGCGAAGAAAATAAAGTTTGACGATGCAGAGGAAGAGTATGATGATGATATTAGCGTGAAGCATTTTACAAAGGAAAAATCCAAAATGAATATATTTGGCTCAGAAAGCGAGGATAATGAAGAAGATGGGACTGTCAAGTTGAAGCTAAAACCAGAGTTATACGGCAAGAAGGGCGCAAAGCTAGTCAAAATGCAAAGCAGACAAAGCTTGGATCCACGTTTTCGCATCGATGCCAATTTTGTTGATGATGATGCAGACGATGATAAAGTAGAAGAGGAACTGACAAAGGATGCAAAAGAAGATGACGAACGTACCTGGCAAATGGGTATACTCGAGCAAGTAGTGGGTACTAAACTGGATTCAGCTGATGGTGCACAAAGAGCGGCGCGTAAAAAACGTATGCTTCGTTACGATCCAGCTAAAGAGGACCATCAAAAATTACTGCGTACCTCACATAAAGAAACGTCTAAGGATGATGCAATCACTACAGACTCAATAAAAGTGGGAAAAAAGCAGCAGCGAAAGCAGCAAGCAGAGGTTGAAAAAACGGTAAATACCGCTAATGCAGCGCCAACAGTGTCAAAGGAAGTATTCTACGTTGTTACGGATACACTAGCGGAGTCACTTAAAACGCGAGGCGAAGGTTTTAGTTTATTGAATATGTTTGGTGGCGCTCAAGCACAAGACAAACGCGCTGATGAATTGAAAAAAGTTGCAGATTCCAAAATACTTGTAAATAAACTGGATAAGCATACACTGAACCCATTCAAATATGATTCGTCATCCGATGAAGGGGGCGCTATTGCTGGAAAACAGACTTTAACAGATGATATGCAGCAAAATGTAGCACAAAAAAAGTCCAAAAAGCAAAAGAATAAAATTGTCATGGAAAGTTTTTTTATACCACGCAATGATGCGCGTCTGAAAG AAGGCGCTAAATTCTTCCGCTATGAAAAACAGGATGCATCTGTAGAGGAATATGAAGCTGTGCGCAATCGCTTGAAGCTGCTAATCAGAAGTAAAATTAATAAGACAAAGAAAAAATTGGAAGCCAACGGTGGTGTAGGACATAAACGAAGAACAAAAGCACGTCATTGA